Proteins from a genomic interval of Heteronotia binoei isolate CCM8104 ecotype False Entrance Well chromosome 5, APGP_CSIRO_Hbin_v1, whole genome shotgun sequence:
- the LOC132571091 gene encoding oocyte zinc finger protein XlCOF6-like, with the protein MAFSDERKHNVHFPKPSIMKGHKCFRCGKYFRNRSHLILHQKIHRGEKPFECSECGKRFSRSGQFKQHRRIHTGEKPFECLECGKRFNRSDSFQRHQRTHTGQKPYVCSECGKGFNESGHLKEHQRTHTGEKPFECSKCEKRFIRSSTLQKHLSIHTEEKPFECSECGKRFRRSDYLQEHQRTHTGEKPFECSECGKTFSSSGSLQKHQWTHTGEKPFECSECGKTFSSSGSLQNHQWKHTGEKPFECSECGKRFSWSGPLQQHQQTHTGEKPFECSECGKTFMFSSTLQKHQRTHTGEKPFECFECGKRFMHSVTLQRHLKTHTGERPFKCSECGKRFRESGHFKEHQRTHTGEKPFKCSLCGKTFTQRSHLYHHRRTHTGEKPFECSECGRMFSRRDSLQQHQWTHTGEKPFECSQCGRRFRQKCTLQQHQSTHTGKKPFEYSECGKRFMHSSSLQKHQQTHTGEKPFECSECGKRFMHSGSLQKHQQTHTGEKPFECSECGKRFNRSSYLQQHEQTHTGERPFECSECGKRFSRKGTLQQHQLTHSGEKPFECSECGKTFSRCANLREHQRTHTGEKPFECLECGKNFFSSGALQRHQRTHTGKKP; encoded by the coding sequence ATGGCATTCTCTGATGAAAGAAAGCATAATGTACACTTCCCAAAACCCAGTATTATGAAGGGGCATAAATGTTTTCGGTGCGGAAAGTACTTCAGAAACAGATCACATCTCATTCTGCACCAaaagattcacagaggagagaaaccatttgaatgttcagagtgtgggaaaagattcagtcggagtggacAGTTTAAACAGCATCgacgaatccacacaggggagaagccttttgaatgcttagagtgtggaaagagattcaatcgtaGTGACAGTTTTCAACGGCAtcaacgaacccacacagggcaGAAGCCATATgtatgctcagaatgtgggaaaggATTCAACGAGAGTGGCCATCTTAAAGAGCATCAacgaactcacacaggagagaagccctttgaatgctccaAGTGTGAGAAGAGATTCATTCGcagtagcactcttcaaaaacatcttAGTATCCACACGGAGGAGAAGCcgtttgaatgttcagagtgtgggaagagatttcgTCGGAGTGActatcttcaagagcatcaacgaacccatacaggggaaaagccctttgaatgctcagagtgtgggaagacatTTAGTTCTAGTGGCAGCCTTCAAAAGCATCAatggacccacacaggggagaagccctttgaatgctcagagtgtggaaagacatttaGTTCTAGTGGCAGCCTTCAAAACCATCAATGGaaacacacaggggagaagccctttgaatgctcagagtgtgggaagagattcagttggagtggccctcttcaacagcatcagcaaacccacacaggggagaagccatttgaatgctcagagtgtgggaagacatTCATGTTCAGTAGCACTCTTCAGAAGCAtcaacgaacccacacaggggagaagccctttgaatgctttgagtgtgggaagagattcatgcACAGTGTCACTCTTCAAAGGCATCTAAAAACCCATACGGGGGAGAGACCTttcaaatgctcagagtgtggaaagagattccgtgaGAGCGGCCACTTtaaagagcatcaaagaacccacacaggggagaagccctttaaATGCTCACTGTGTGGGAAGACATTCACCCAGAGAAGCCATTTATATCATCATcgaagaacccatacaggggagaagccttttgaatgctcagagtgtgggaggaTGTTCAGTCGACGTGAcagtcttcagcagcatcaatggacccacacaggggagaagccctttgaatgttcACAGTGTGGGAGGAGATTCCGTCAGAAATGCACTCTCCAACAGCATCAAAgtacccacacagggaagaagccctttgaatactcagagtgtgggaagagattcatgcacagtagcagtcttcagaagcatcaacaaacccacacaggggagaagccctttgaatgctcggaatgtgggaagagattcatgcacagtggcagtcttcagaagcatcaacaaacccacacaggggagaagccctttgaatgctcagaatgtgggaagagattcaatcggAGCAGTTATCTTCAACAGCATGAacaaacccacacaggagagaggccatttgaatgctcagagtgtgggaagagattcagtcggaaaggcactcttcagcagcatcaactaacccactcaggggagaaaccatttgaatgctcagagtgtgggaagacatTCAGTCGGTGTGCCAATCTTcgagagcatcaaagaacccatacaggggagaaaccctttgaatgcttagagtgtgggaagaattttttttcaagtggcgctcttcaaaggcatcaacgaacccacacagggaagaagccTTGA